CTTTGTTGCCTTTTTCCTCATTGTGCTGGAAGGTCGGTGAAGCAATGATTCAGTGTATTCTCTGTGAAGACTGGTACCATTCAAGGGTAGGCTACTGTATACCACTCAGTGCTATACAGCAATCATTTTTCCCTCTTTATCATTTAAAAGTTCTTCATGCAGTACAATTCATTATCGTTAAAAGTAGATGTTGCATTTAAATGCCTCTCTCCTTCTTGTAGCATCTGGGTTGTGCAGTTGTGGACTCTGAGGAGTTACTGGAGATGGTGTGCGAGAGTTGTATGAACAGAGCGCCCTTTCTTTGGACCTATTCTGCCTATTTTGCATGTGAGGAAACATGATCACATCATCTCTTTTCCATTTAGGTTATTTTTTCGCATCATTTTACAGCAGTTCTTTAAGGCATGGCGATATAATGCcgtatatacattatacatttttatagttCCTCCAGTAACCAAAGAGAATCAGACAGATGAGGAGGAATCTGTGCTGGGAAATACTGAAGAGAAGGATGCAGATTTGCCGTCATGCAGTAATGGCCATGATGAGCCCACCACAAGCGAAGACTCTCAAAATGAAGCAAGGGTGAGAAACAGACcaatataaaatacattgaaGTGATTTTATTACCTGCCATTAGGCACCGTTATTGTGTAGATGGAATTTACATATGTGGAGAATTGCAGAGTGAtttagctaaataaaaaaaaattctctccaTATTCCACCAGTAGAGGGTGCAAACATTTAAACTTAACTTGGTTGTAATTACATTTAAGTCAAGATTTACAAGGACCTTCTCATTTCCATTTGAACTTTGCTTATCTGTCGTTAAATCAAATTGTGCATTTCATTCACTTGAACAGCTCACTAGTAATGGGATTAAAGCTGTAAACCATAAAAGGACGCATGAGGAGATGGAGAGGTGTTCTATGAAGTGCCAGTTTGAAAGTGCACCATGCAAATTGAAGGAGTTAAATGCCAAAGGCTCTGTGAGGCCaagggtgggggcagtgttctGGCCATACGACTGGAGGGCCAAGCTTTGCACTTGCACAGACTGCAAGGTAAGGTATTAATGTCATATTGCTCTATCCCTATGAAATGTGAGATGCTCATGCtggcagattattattattttttttttatccccacAACCTCTTTTAACCAATCCCTTTTTTGTTTGCAGTATATCCTAACAAACTCGCTTAACAATTTAGACCACAACAACTCGGACCTGAATAAAGGTCCAGTTTCTAATTCAGCTTGGCCCTTTTTACTCATGCATGCTTTACCTCTCTCACTAGCATAAAACCCCCACTTGTGTTACTTTTGATTTCTCTAGGATCCCTGTCCTGCTCTCTAACTTGTACAGtctgttaaattaaaatggtcCTCCTTATTTTCTGAACGCTGAAAGTAAATGCAATATGTTGAAATTTGTACTCATGTTTTTTGCCCCATCTGTTGTTTGTTGCTGATTTTCCCTTTTAGAGATCGTATGTGGAGGCTGGCGTTCAGTTCCTGATGGATGAGTCAGACACCATGCTCGCGTATGAGAATAAGGGTGAGGTATTACTGGAGGAAGACCTGCTCATGTCCTGCCTCGGTTCCCTGGACCGTGTTCAGCAACTGGAGATCATTTACCGTAAGTAACGCAGCATAAACAGCTGTTCTGGAGTCTTTGACCCAAGTACTTAATCATTTAACATCATCTGCTTTAAAAGAACAGCTCCTGTTACACCTCTtggtagtttttgtttttttaaagaaaacgcAACGAATTTTGTCAGCATAGCGGCTAGCACTGACACCTtactgggtttcctccgggttttcCTCCACTGTATGCTCCAGTCCAAAAACaagcagattagtctaattggcatttccaaattgcttagtgtgtgaatgagtgtttgtGCCTTATGAtgaattggcatcctgtccTGGTTGTAACCCGCATTGTGCCCctagtctcctggaataggctccaggcccttcgTGACACttcatacagaataaagtgtcatagatgatgagtaagtaaCCAATATGATAGCCTTTTACAGAGCAAGCTTAATTCAGAATAGTAAATTAGTTTTGTGATTGCTTAATGGCAacaaggtggcttagtggttagaatCGTAGCCTTGCACCGCCACATCGTAtcagttctctctgtgcttagCAGGTTTTACTGGGTACcccggttttctcacacagtccaaagacatgcagtttaggctaattggggttcccatgtgtgtaaatgttaaccAAAGGTGCTGCCACGGTCATACAAAATGGGAAAGGGTCACTATTGTCCATGATGGTACCAGGTTGAACTACAGTGGTTCCTGGAAGTATGGAATTTTCTAATACTGTATGCTCCAgttatttctattaatttgcTGGAAGTTTCTTTAGCCCTTGAGTATGCTGTTTTCATTACATTGAACATGGAtgctaaaatataaaataagtaatataTTTACCCAAGAGGAATAGCAGGGACGGAGTGGTGACGATCTGGAAAATGCCAGGGGGTGCCT
This genomic stretch from Clarias gariepinus isolate MV-2021 ecotype Netherlands chromosome 13, CGAR_prim_01v2, whole genome shotgun sequence harbors:
- the LOC128535577 gene encoding putative E3 ubiquitin-protein ligase UBR7 gives rise to the protein MDVNKGQKDTEGSKTELHMDNEELCEALAVLSGSDPDHCSYQEGYMKRQAVFACNTCTGEGMEPAGVCLACANACHDGHHIYELYTKRNFRCDCGNGKFGSFKCTLIPDKEEQNPKNVYNHNFFGRYCSCDRPYPDENDKVGEAMIQCILCEDWYHSRHLGCAVVDSEELLEMVCESCMNRAPFLWTYSAYFAFPPVTKENQTDEEESVLGNTEEKDADLPSCSNGHDEPTTSEDSQNEARLTSNGIKAVNHKRTHEEMERCSMKCQFESAPCKLKELNAKGSVRPRVGAVFWPYDWRAKLCTCTDCKRSYVEAGVQFLMDESDTMLAYENKGEVLLEEDLLMSCLGSLDRVQQLEIIYQYNEMKTELREFLQQFAAQGKDVTPEAIHVFFEELQSRKRRRVSVGQYYCS